One genomic region from Candidatus Thermoplasmatota archaeon encodes:
- the moaA gene encoding GTP 3',8-cyclase MoaA has translation MSIDLIPKPTFEPTVKDPYGREVRSLRLSVTQQCDLACSHCHREGQSESIVEMTPDEMEKLVRIAVSLGVRKIKLTGGEPLLRDDILEIVSRMSPLVTEVSLTTNGSRLSRLANPLKLAGLRRVNVSLHTLDPDLYASICGMDLSGLVVDGISAAVRAGLNPVKVNMVVLKDTNESHIRPMIDFCARSGAVLQLIEFEADRESSNGCQFAKRYYSLKSTEEMLARQSLETSINELHRRKRYRIPANGGTVVVEVVRPMHNTEFCSNCSRIRMSSDGRLKPCLLDSDGEVDVLTPMRNGMSNHQLRGLFLKAIENRKPYWS, from the coding sequence ATGTCGATTGATCTAATCCCAAAGCCAACTTTCGAGCCGACGGTCAAGGATCCATACGGTCGCGAGGTAAGGAGCCTGAGGCTCTCTGTGACTCAACAGTGTGACCTAGCGTGCTCTCATTGTCATAGAGAGGGCCAATCTGAGTCGATCGTCGAGATGACCCCGGATGAGATGGAGAAGCTCGTGAGGATTGCTGTATCCTTGGGGGTCAGAAAGATAAAGCTCACCGGGGGTGAACCCTTGCTTAGAGATGACATCTTGGAGATCGTCTCAAGAATGTCGCCGCTGGTCACCGAGGTCTCTCTGACCACGAACGGGTCCCGACTCTCACGCCTGGCTAATCCCCTCAAACTGGCTGGACTGCGAAGAGTGAATGTGAGCCTCCACACCCTCGATCCTGACTTGTACGCCAGCATCTGTGGGATGGATCTGTCCGGGCTGGTTGTCGATGGGATATCTGCAGCCGTTCGCGCAGGCCTGAATCCAGTCAAGGTCAACATGGTGGTGCTCAAGGACACAAATGAGAGCCACATCAGACCGATGATTGACTTCTGTGCCAGGTCAGGGGCCGTGCTTCAACTGATCGAATTCGAGGCGGATAGGGAGAGCTCGAACGGATGTCAGTTCGCGAAGCGCTACTACTCCCTGAAGTCGACTGAAGAGATGCTTGCCCGGCAATCTCTCGAAACTTCGATCAACGAACTGCACAGACGCAAGAGGTATCGGATTCCCGCCAATGGGGGAACGGTGGTAGTCGAGGTTGTGAGACCGATGCACAACACCGAGTTCTGCTCCAACTGCAGTCGAATAAGGATGTCGAGCGATGGTCGACTGAAGCCGTGCCTCCTAGATTCAGACGGAGAGGTGGATGTTCTGACTCCCATGAGGAATGGAATGTCGAACCATCAATTGCGCGGGCTCTTCTTGAAGGCGATAGAGAACAGGAAACCTTATTGGAGTTGA